One genomic window of Bradyrhizobium sp. B124 includes the following:
- a CDS encoding cystathionine gamma-synthase family protein translates to MVKPFPSRTHIGNHLLHPETQMLNYGYDPQLSEGAVKPPVFLTSTFVFRTAEDGKDFFDFVSGRREPPEGMGAGLVYSRFNHPNSEIVEDRLAIYERTESCALFSSGMSAISTTVLAFARPGDVILHSQPLYGGTETLFSRTLAGFSIQAVGFADGLDETIVRAAADEAMKKGRVAMIFIETPANPTNGQVDIALVRRVADAIGKAQGFTPIIACDNTLLGPVFQRPIEHGADLSLYSLTKYVGGHSDLIAGAALGSKKLMKDVKALRGAIGTQLDPHSCWMISRSLETLSLRMEKADRNAHIVADYLRDHPKVAQVQYLGHHDPASPAGRVFASQSSGAGSTFSFDIVGGQAAAEKFLNSLQIFKLAVSLGGTESLASLPATMTHSGVPADIRKKIGVLDTTIRLSIGIEHPSDLVADIAQALSRV, encoded by the coding sequence GTGGTCAAACCGTTTCCGTCCAGAACCCACATCGGCAATCACCTGCTGCATCCGGAAACCCAGATGCTGAACTACGGCTATGATCCGCAGCTGTCGGAGGGCGCCGTCAAGCCGCCGGTATTTTTGACCTCGACCTTCGTGTTCCGGACCGCCGAGGACGGCAAGGACTTTTTCGACTTCGTCTCGGGCCGGCGCGAGCCTCCGGAAGGCATGGGGGCGGGACTGGTCTATTCGCGCTTCAATCATCCGAACAGCGAGATCGTCGAGGACCGGCTCGCGATCTATGAGCGCACCGAGAGCTGTGCGCTGTTCTCCTCCGGCATGTCGGCGATCTCGACCACGGTGCTGGCTTTCGCGCGGCCCGGCGACGTCATCCTGCATTCGCAGCCGCTCTATGGCGGCACGGAGACGCTGTTCAGCAGGACGCTGGCGGGGTTCTCGATTCAAGCCGTCGGCTTTGCCGACGGCCTCGACGAGACCATCGTCCGCGCCGCTGCCGACGAGGCGATGAAGAAAGGCCGCGTCGCGATGATCTTCATCGAGACGCCGGCCAATCCGACCAACGGCCAGGTCGATATCGCGCTTGTCAGGCGCGTCGCCGACGCGATCGGCAAGGCGCAGGGCTTTACCCCGATCATCGCCTGCGACAACACGCTGCTCGGGCCGGTGTTTCAGCGGCCGATCGAGCACGGCGCCGATCTGTCGCTCTACTCGCTGACCAAATATGTCGGCGGCCATTCCGACCTGATCGCGGGCGCGGCGCTCGGCTCGAAGAAGCTGATGAAGGACGTCAAGGCGCTGCGCGGCGCGATCGGCACCCAGCTCGATCCGCATTCCTGCTGGATGATCAGCCGTTCGCTGGAAACACTCAGCCTGCGCATGGAAAAGGCCGACCGCAATGCGCACATCGTCGCCGATTATTTGCGCGACCATCCCAAGGTGGCGCAGGTGCAATATCTTGGCCATCACGACCCGGCGTCTCCTGCCGGGCGTGTGTTCGCAAGCCAAAGCTCTGGCGCCGGCTCGACCTTCTCGTTCGACATCGTCGGTGGGCAGGCGGCGGCGGAGAAATTCCTCAACAGCTTGCAGATCTTCAAGCTCGCGGTGAGCCTCGGCGGCACCGAGTCGCTCGCGAGCCTGCCGGCCACGATGACGCATTCCGGCGTGCCGGCCGACATCAGGAAGAAGATCGGGGTGCTCGATACGACGATCCGGCTCTCGATCGGGATCGAGCATCCGTCCGATCTGGTCGCCGATATCGCGCAGGCGTTGAGCAGGGTGTAG
- a CDS encoding LysR family transcriptional regulator: protein MDRIKLHDLRCFDAVAARGSFQAAGAALNRSHPSVFAAVARLEQQLGLTLFDRSGYRVGLTDAGRTFHERARLTLRELDLLQAYADQLVSGEEVVLRVVIGDLCPRPPVLQMLSGFFAKYPNTRLHLEYEAVGGPLERLIDDNADLVFHRADPSDPRFERIELSTTAMVPVVAPGFLPFAWTKKIAPEQMRPFTQCVIRDTARRPSSESFFLIDGAHRCTVPDQMMKRELILHRLAWGHLPAWLIEDELRDGRLISIAGPNFPGREEHLAAIRYRQHAHGPVAEALWLHLEEWRLASRAARGSRRLRAKRRR from the coding sequence ATGGACCGGATCAAGCTCCACGACTTGCGCTGCTTCGACGCGGTCGCGGCCAGGGGAAGCTTTCAGGCTGCGGGCGCCGCCCTGAACCGCTCGCACCCGTCGGTGTTCGCGGCGGTCGCCCGCCTCGAACAGCAGCTCGGCCTCACGCTGTTCGACCGCAGCGGATACCGCGTCGGGCTGACGGATGCAGGGCGGACGTTTCACGAGCGCGCGCGGCTGACGCTGCGCGAACTCGATCTGCTGCAGGCCTATGCGGACCAGCTTGTCAGCGGGGAAGAGGTTGTCCTGCGTGTCGTCATCGGTGACCTCTGCCCGCGGCCACCCGTCTTGCAAATGCTCTCGGGGTTCTTTGCCAAATATCCCAACACGCGCCTGCATTTGGAATATGAGGCTGTCGGGGGACCGCTCGAGCGCTTGATCGATGACAACGCCGACCTCGTGTTTCATCGCGCGGACCCGTCCGATCCGCGCTTCGAACGAATCGAACTCTCAACTACGGCCATGGTGCCGGTTGTCGCTCCCGGGTTTCTGCCGTTCGCGTGGACGAAGAAGATCGCGCCGGAGCAGATGCGCCCCTTCACGCAGTGCGTGATCCGTGACACGGCGCGGCGACCTTCGTCGGAAAGCTTCTTCCTGATCGACGGCGCCCATCGCTGTACCGTGCCGGATCAGATGATGAAGAGGGAGCTGATCCTGCATCGTCTCGCGTGGGGCCATCTGCCGGCGTGGCTGATCGAGGATGAGCTCAGGGATGGCCGACTGATCAGCATCGCGGGACCGAATTTTCCGGGCCGTGAGGAACATCTCGCGGCAATCCGCTATCGGCAGCATGCGCACGGGCCCGTCGCGGAAGCACTTTGGCTTCATCTCGAAGAGTGGCGGCTCGCGTCGCGCGCAGCGCGGGGCAGCAGACGGCTCCGCGCAAAGCGTCGCCGATGA
- a CDS encoding lysozyme inhibitor LprI family protein, producing MVMLSRRLVVVAATLVLGTLSARAQQGTEYDACMDKAEGVSTKMLDCGKAAIAQWDIRLNTAYQALLAKSKGEAHAQLQTEQRAWLKHHLGETHRLAADPNNGSVAFLDSQAFELKDIADRTLLLEKRAGQ from the coding sequence ATGGTCATGCTTTCGCGAAGGCTTGTCGTTGTTGCAGCTACGCTCGTGCTCGGGACTTTGTCGGCCCGCGCGCAGCAAGGCACCGAGTACGATGCGTGCATGGACAAGGCCGAAGGGGTGTCAACCAAGATGCTCGATTGCGGCAAGGCTGCCATCGCGCAGTGGGACATCAGGCTCAACACCGCTTATCAAGCGCTGCTCGCAAAGTCGAAGGGCGAGGCGCACGCGCAATTGCAGACCGAGCAGCGGGCCTGGCTGAAGCATCATCTGGGTGAAACCCATCGCCTCGCCGCGGACCCCAACAACGGGTCCGTCGCGTTCCTCGACTCCCAGGCGTTCGAACTGAAGGATATCGCCGACCGCACGCTGCTTCTTGAAAAGCGTGCCGGCCAGTAG
- a CDS encoding DUF2312 domain-containing protein, translating to MSDITIPGGKIRSFVERVENLDTEIQELTEQKKEVFSEAKGEGFDVKILKEIIKLRKQDQDERDERESLLDLYMRAMETAPAEDKTAKAA from the coding sequence ATGTCTGACATCACCATTCCCGGCGGAAAAATTCGTTCCTTCGTCGAGCGGGTCGAGAACCTTGACACTGAAATCCAGGAACTGACCGAGCAGAAGAAGGAAGTCTTCTCGGAGGCGAAGGGCGAAGGCTTCGACGTGAAGATCCTCAAGGAGATCATCAAGCTGCGCAAGCAGGACCAGGACGAGCGCGACGAGCGTGAATCCCTGCTCGATCTCTACATGCGCGCCATGGAAACCGCGCCGGCGGAAGACAAGACTGCGAAGGCGGCGTAA
- a CDS encoding ROK family protein: MAKKTGKKTSKTTARKTTKPASRRTVLAIDIGGTHVKVMTDKERIKREFESGPTLSATEMVQQVKALTRDWSYDVISIGYPGPVVHNRPLTEPHNLGRGWAGFDFHSAFGRPVRVVNDALMQAIGSYQGGRMLFLGLGTGLGSAMIVEGVYEPMELGHLPYHRDETFEDYVGAAGLERRGRKKWRKSVDDVIARLSAALEPDYIVLGGGNADKVDNPPPKVRFGDNANAFEGGFRMWKKATRKSRSARR, from the coding sequence ATGGCCAAGAAGACAGGCAAGAAGACAAGCAAGACGACAGCCAGGAAGACGACGAAGCCCGCGTCGCGCCGGACGGTGCTGGCGATCGACATCGGCGGCACGCATGTGAAGGTCATGACCGACAAGGAGCGCATCAAGCGCGAGTTCGAGTCAGGTCCAACGCTGTCCGCCACCGAAATGGTGCAGCAGGTCAAGGCGCTGACCAGGGACTGGTCCTATGACGTGATCTCGATCGGCTATCCCGGACCGGTGGTTCACAACCGTCCGCTGACGGAGCCGCACAATCTTGGCCGCGGCTGGGCCGGCTTCGATTTTCACAGCGCGTTCGGCCGGCCGGTCAGGGTCGTCAACGACGCGCTGATGCAGGCGATCGGCAGCTATCAGGGCGGCCGGATGCTGTTTCTGGGCCTCGGCACCGGGCTTGGCTCAGCGATGATCGTGGAGGGGGTTTACGAGCCGATGGAGCTTGGGCATTTGCCTTACCACAGGGACGAGACGTTCGAGGATTACGTCGGCGCCGCCGGCCTCGAGCGGCGCGGCCGGAAGAAATGGCGCAAGAGCGTGGACGATGTCATCGCGCGGTTGTCGGCGGCGCTGGAGCCCGATTACATCGTGCTCGGCGGCGGCAATGCCGACAAGGTCGACAACCCGCCGCCGAAAGTGAGGTTCGGCGACAACGCCAACGCGTTCGAAGGCGGCTTCCGGATGTGGAAGAAGGCAACGCGCAAGTCGCGCAGCGCGCGTCGGTGA
- a CDS encoding carbonic anhydrase, with product MCDDCFRMPRLSRRSLLWGGAAFAGAATLSLRNVSAQSAAPQNAISPDEALKRLMDGNARYAANTSANKDYSAGRAARVSAQYPFAAILSCADSRVAPELAFDQAPGDLFVVRVAGNFVNDDGLASLEYTVKFLNTPLIMVLGHSNCGAVSAAIKVLKDKVTLPGHLPQLIREIKPAVEAAKARKPDDLLEAAIVENIRRGVRRLETARPVLSSFVQSGKVKVVGASYDLATGKIAPV from the coding sequence ATGTGTGACGACTGTTTCCGGATGCCTCGGCTGTCCCGTCGCAGCCTCCTTTGGGGCGGCGCGGCGTTCGCAGGCGCTGCGACCCTGTCGCTGCGGAATGTTTCGGCGCAATCGGCCGCGCCGCAGAACGCGATCTCGCCGGACGAGGCGTTGAAGCGGTTGATGGACGGCAACGCCCGCTACGCCGCGAACACCTCCGCCAACAAGGACTATTCGGCCGGGCGCGCCGCGCGCGTCAGCGCCCAGTATCCGTTCGCCGCCATCCTGAGCTGCGCCGATTCGCGTGTTGCCCCTGAACTCGCTTTCGACCAGGCGCCGGGCGACCTGTTTGTCGTGCGCGTCGCCGGAAACTTCGTCAACGACGATGGCCTTGCCAGCCTTGAATACACGGTGAAGTTCCTGAACACCCCGCTCATCATGGTGCTCGGCCATTCCAATTGCGGCGCGGTCAGCGCGGCCATCAAGGTGCTCAAGGACAAGGTCACGCTGCCGGGCCATCTGCCGCAATTGATCCGAGAGATCAAGCCGGCCGTCGAAGCCGCCAAAGCGAGGAAGCCGGATGACCTGCTGGAAGCGGCGATCGTGGAGAATATCCGCCGCGGCGTTCGCCGCCTCGAAACGGCGAGGCCAGTCCTGTCCAGCTTCGTGCAATCGGGAAAGGTGAAGGTGGTCGGGGCGAGCTATGATCTGGCGACCGGCAAGATCGCGCCGGTTTGA
- the panD gene encoding aspartate 1-decarboxylase: protein MQVTLMKGKIHRARVTEADLHYEGSISIDRNLIEAAGFLINERVDIYNIDTGARFSTYVIEAAAGSGTIGLNGAAARLAMAGDKVIIVAYAGFDAEEARRFRPRVVMVDEKNRRVEAGEVSSAGVLAEA from the coding sequence ATGCAAGTGACTTTGATGAAGGGCAAGATTCATCGCGCGCGTGTCACCGAAGCGGACTTGCACTACGAGGGCTCGATCTCGATCGACCGCAACCTGATCGAGGCCGCCGGCTTCCTGATCAACGAACGCGTCGACATCTACAACATCGACACCGGCGCGCGCTTCTCGACCTATGTGATCGAAGCGGCCGCCGGCTCCGGCACCATCGGCCTCAACGGCGCCGCCGCGCGCCTCGCCATGGCCGGCGACAAGGTGATCATCGTCGCCTACGCCGGCTTCGATGCCGAGGAGGCGCGCAGGTTTCGCCCGCGCGTCGTGATGGTGGACGAGAAGAACCGGCGGGTGGAGGCGGGTGAGGTTTCGTCGGCAGGGGTGTTGGCGGAAGCGTAG
- a CDS encoding MarR family transcriptional regulator produces MRDWLCIDLICRAFWNMERSIIAMGARRLQSPNFAGIRMDSGRYHRGDDVLYPSVRAYAATDTWMLARQLIQMPGFCAALAQYCEVMTRPPAVPWPVNKVFAQKLRYIVCFVLIGNYARWRRVGGEPPTLAALQRAAPASARQIAGFVNSLRHGGYVIAERHASDRRAICLRPSSALLQEIARSPLAFLEAAERILVPEAQIAAHIGDDDDRLADWIRLSVERFQADDILFGPFATIVHFTEHDCGYPLLAAVMGAHYAPLSPDAPRALSLTYAVLAERFQVSRQHIGNLLIEAERRGWFTVAYGGRSVAVSEELVRQFETWAAGQMAHYRIIAAEVARDLR; encoded by the coding sequence TTGCGAGACTGGCTGTGCATCGACCTCATTTGCCGCGCGTTCTGGAATATGGAGCGCTCGATTATTGCTATGGGCGCGAGGCGACTGCAAAGTCCAAACTTTGCAGGGATTCGCATGGACAGCGGACGATACCATCGCGGAGACGACGTTCTCTACCCGTCGGTCCGCGCCTATGCCGCGACCGACACGTGGATGCTTGCCAGGCAATTGATTCAAATGCCGGGATTTTGCGCCGCGCTGGCGCAGTATTGCGAAGTGATGACGCGGCCGCCGGCGGTGCCCTGGCCGGTGAACAAGGTGTTCGCCCAGAAGCTCCGCTACATCGTCTGCTTCGTCCTGATTGGAAATTATGCGCGCTGGCGCCGCGTTGGGGGGGAGCCACCCACGCTGGCCGCCCTGCAACGGGCGGCGCCGGCCAGTGCGCGTCAGATCGCCGGATTCGTCAATTCGCTCCGGCACGGCGGCTATGTCATCGCCGAACGGCATGCCAGCGACCGGCGCGCCATCTGCTTGCGTCCATCTTCCGCATTGTTGCAGGAGATCGCACGCTCGCCGTTGGCGTTTCTTGAGGCGGCCGAACGCATTCTTGTGCCGGAGGCGCAGATCGCGGCTCACATCGGTGACGACGATGATCGGCTCGCTGACTGGATCCGTCTGTCCGTCGAGCGATTCCAAGCCGACGACATCCTGTTCGGCCCCTTTGCCACCATCGTCCATTTCACCGAGCACGATTGCGGCTATCCGCTCCTGGCCGCCGTGATGGGCGCCCATTACGCCCCGCTGTCACCGGACGCGCCGCGGGCACTGTCGCTGACATACGCCGTGCTGGCCGAACGGTTTCAGGTATCCCGCCAGCATATCGGCAATCTCCTGATCGAGGCGGAGCGGCGCGGATGGTTTACGGTGGCGTACGGCGGCCGCTCGGTTGCCGTCTCGGAGGAGTTGGTGCGCCAGTTCGAGACGTGGGCCGCGGGCCAGATGGCGCATTACCGGATAATTGCCGCCGAGGTGGCTCGCGATCTCCGTTAA
- a CDS encoding alpha/beta fold hydrolase, with amino-acid sequence MSGDRHFTTGDGCRIAYRIDGPDDRPVLALSNSIATDLHMWNRSLPALSRSFRLLRYDTRGHGGSDAPVGAYSMDRLGRDVVELLDALGIDRAHFLGLSLGGFIGQWLGIFAPERIDRLILSNTASCLASELPFDDQIRAVLAASDMDAIADGFMRNWFPATMLAAPNAIVDEFRGMVLTTPPRGLAGCYAALRDVDLRRVISLITAPTLVIGGDSDTVTRANHSEAIAATIPDAKLVLLPGVHILNVEQADRFNDVVANFLGSAP; translated from the coding sequence ATGAGCGGCGATCGACACTTCACGACGGGGGACGGCTGCCGGATTGCGTACCGTATCGACGGTCCCGACGATCGGCCGGTGCTCGCGCTGTCGAATTCGATCGCCACCGACCTGCACATGTGGAACCGCTCGTTGCCGGCCCTCAGCCGCTCCTTTCGCCTGCTCCGCTATGACACCCGCGGTCACGGCGGTTCAGACGCGCCGGTGGGCGCCTATTCGATGGATCGGCTCGGCCGCGACGTGGTCGAACTGCTCGACGCCCTCGGGATCGATCGCGCACATTTCCTCGGCCTGTCGCTCGGCGGGTTCATCGGGCAGTGGCTTGGCATCTTCGCGCCTGAACGCATCGATCGCCTGATCCTCTCGAACACCGCGTCCTGTCTTGCGTCGGAGCTGCCGTTCGACGACCAGATCCGCGCGGTGCTGGCCGCCAGCGACATGGACGCGATCGCTGATGGCTTCATGCGCAACTGGTTTCCCGCGACGATGCTGGCTGCGCCGAACGCGATTGTCGACGAATTCCGCGGCATGGTGCTCACCACCCCGCCCCGCGGTCTCGCCGGCTGTTACGCCGCACTGCGCGATGTCGATCTTCGCCGCGTCATCTCGCTGATCACGGCGCCGACGCTGGTCATCGGCGGCGACAGCGACACCGTCACACGGGCCAATCACAGCGAGGCAATCGCGGCGACGATCCCCGATGCAAAGCTCGTTCTGCTGCCCGGCGTTCACATTCTCAATGTCGAGCAGGCGGATCGATTCAACGATGTAGTCGCGAATTTTCTGGGGTCCGCACCGTAA
- a CDS encoding ATP-binding protein: MNTEELEIHIQGAAESPTLDFKAATPWDVARFAKDILAFSNVQDGGIIIVGIEDATFVRQGITEPQRNSYKIDIMRDQMTSFADPHVNFSVDFPTDQDGKQYVCIRVEPFEEIPVICRKDSADTRAGVIYYRNRNRRVESASVSNSYDMREIVEVATVRMMQKKERAGFSAHSEITQTQSEAEALAQARARLDQELEGL, translated from the coding sequence ATGAATACGGAAGAGCTTGAAATACACATACAGGGCGCAGCGGAATCCCCGACACTCGATTTCAAGGCCGCGACGCCATGGGACGTTGCTCGTTTTGCGAAAGATATCCTAGCCTTCTCGAACGTTCAGGATGGTGGAATCATAATAGTTGGAATCGAGGATGCGACGTTTGTTCGTCAGGGAATTACGGAGCCGCAACGAAATTCCTACAAGATTGATATCATGCGGGATCAAATGACTTCCTTTGCTGATCCTCATGTGAATTTCTCCGTCGACTTCCCAACGGATCAAGACGGTAAGCAATACGTGTGTATCCGTGTCGAACCGTTCGAGGAAATTCCCGTGATTTGCAGGAAGGATAGCGCCGATACGCGAGCAGGCGTGATCTATTACCGGAACCGGAATCGACGTGTTGAAAGTGCATCGGTCTCGAACTCTTACGATATGCGAGAGATAGTCGAAGTGGCGACAGTGAGGATGATGCAGAAAAAGGAGCGGGCCGGATTCTCCGCGCACTCCGAGATAACGCAGACCCAAAGCGAAGCAGAAGCTCTGGCACAAGCCCGCGCGCGTCTCGATCAAGAACTCGAGGGACTGTAG
- a CDS encoding PepSY domain-containing protein, with translation MRSYIIPAIAALAIGAATPAMAYDSGSQISMEAALDVATNLGVVTVSNTQFLGDEWEVEGRDRLGRWMQVDVDARTGEVRNVDRSW, from the coding sequence ATGCGAAGCTATATTATTCCCGCCATTGCGGCGTTGGCGATCGGCGCGGCGACGCCGGCGATGGCCTACGATTCCGGCAGCCAGATCTCGATGGAGGCAGCCCTCGACGTCGCGACCAATCTCGGCGTTGTGACGGTGTCCAACACCCAGTTCCTCGGCGACGAGTGGGAAGTCGAGGGCCGCGACCGGCTCGGCCGCTGGATGCAGGTCGACGTCGATGCGCGGACCGGCGAGGTGCGCAATGTGGATCGCAGCTGGTAG
- a CDS encoding metallophosphoesterase, translating to MPQLIFGLTSLLILARFIWPLDWPLPAKIVAAVFVLVAMQFHRWNRLSSGSEFSPEFPRPVVALFNWAFGAIVLLALLQLALDAGLLVAALIHGGIVGAPDGVRYAIAAVAAVAAAIGVHQAMRIPPLKDVEVGISGLPRQFDGYTILQLTDLHISRLFPAPWAREVVARSNKLGVDLIAITGDLIDGTVDARRKDIASLQDLVAADGVYVISGNHEYIFGYGDWMAHYEALGLRSLENRHVVLERGGGRLVIAGITDRASRHRGHSIRDLAAVLDGAPKGAPVVLLDHQPSDARNSAALGVALQLSGHTHGGLIWGIDRLAAPANAGFVSGRYDVDGMTLYVNNGTALWPGFALRLGRPSELTRITLRVAGGA from the coding sequence ATTCCCCAACTCATCTTCGGCCTGACCAGCCTCTTGATCCTGGCCCGCTTCATCTGGCCGCTCGACTGGCCGCTCCCGGCAAAGATCGTTGCCGCGGTGTTCGTGCTGGTCGCCATGCAGTTTCACCGCTGGAATAGACTGTCGTCGGGATCGGAATTCTCGCCGGAGTTTCCGCGCCCCGTGGTCGCTCTCTTCAACTGGGCGTTCGGTGCGATCGTCCTGCTGGCGCTGCTGCAACTGGCGCTCGATGCTGGCCTATTGGTCGCCGCGCTGATCCACGGCGGCATCGTGGGCGCGCCTGACGGCGTCCGCTACGCAATTGCTGCCGTGGCGGCCGTAGCCGCCGCGATCGGCGTCCATCAGGCGATGCGCATTCCGCCGCTGAAAGATGTCGAAGTCGGCATAAGCGGACTGCCGCGGCAGTTCGACGGCTACACGATCCTGCAACTGACCGATCTTCACATCAGCCGGCTGTTTCCCGCGCCGTGGGCGCGCGAGGTCGTCGCGCGATCGAACAAGCTCGGCGTGGACCTGATCGCGATCACGGGCGATCTGATCGATGGCACCGTCGATGCGCGGCGCAAGGACATCGCATCGTTGCAGGACCTTGTGGCCGCCGATGGCGTCTACGTGATCTCGGGCAATCACGAATATATCTTCGGCTATGGCGACTGGATGGCGCACTACGAAGCGTTGGGCCTGCGCTCGCTCGAGAACAGGCACGTCGTTCTCGAACGCGGCGGCGGCCGCCTAGTGATCGCAGGGATTACCGACCGCGCGTCGCGTCACAGGGGGCATTCCATCCGCGACCTTGCCGCGGTTCTCGACGGCGCCCCCAAGGGCGCGCCCGTCGTCCTGCTCGACCACCAGCCGAGCGACGCGCGCAACTCGGCTGCGCTCGGCGTCGCGCTGCAACTCTCCGGACACACCCATGGCGGATTGATCTGGGGGATCGACCGCCTGGCCGCGCCCGCCAATGCCGGCTTCGTCTCGGGCCGCTACGACGTCGACGGGATGACGCTCTACGTCAACAACGGCACCGCGCTATGGCCGGGTTTTGCCTTGCGGCTCGGCCGCCCGTCCGAATTGACCCGGATCACGTTGCGTGTGGCGGGCGGCGCCTGA
- a CDS encoding LLM class flavin-dependent oxidoreductase codes for MAALSILDLVRVTEETDARGALYNARDVARHAEALGYRRIWVAEHHNMAGIASAATSVVIGHIAAGTKTIRVGAGGIMLPNHAPYVIAEQFGTLARLFPDRIDLGLGRAPGTDQLTLRALRRTPESAENFPQDVLEVQAFLAAAGPNQRIQAVPAAGTDVPLWILGSSNFGAMLAGELGLPYAFASHFAPELLIQALQIYRARFKPSEQLQHPYTMVGVNIIAADTDAEARRLATTQQMSFTNIFRGARGLSQPPIDDIETYWSPSEKVQAMRMLARSIIGSPETVRAGIDALVAETGADELMIVSDVYDHAKRLRSFELIAEAGGITA; via the coding sequence GTGGCCGCCCTCTCCATCCTCGACCTCGTCCGCGTCACCGAAGAAACCGACGCGCGCGGCGCGCTCTACAACGCGCGCGATGTCGCTCGCCATGCCGAGGCGCTCGGCTATCGCCGGATCTGGGTGGCGGAACACCACAACATGGCTGGCATCGCGAGCGCCGCGACGTCTGTCGTGATCGGGCATATCGCGGCGGGCACCAAGACCATCCGGGTCGGCGCCGGCGGCATCATGCTGCCGAACCACGCGCCCTACGTGATCGCCGAGCAGTTCGGCACGCTGGCGCGGCTGTTTCCGGACCGTATCGACCTCGGCCTCGGCCGCGCGCCCGGCACCGATCAGCTCACCTTGCGCGCGCTGCGCCGCACGCCGGAATCCGCCGAGAACTTTCCGCAGGACGTGCTCGAGGTGCAGGCCTTCCTCGCCGCCGCCGGCCCCAACCAGCGTATCCAGGCGGTGCCGGCCGCGGGCACCGACGTGCCGCTGTGGATTCTCGGATCGAGCAATTTCGGCGCGATGCTGGCCGGCGAGCTCGGCCTGCCCTACGCCTTCGCCTCGCACTTTGCCCCCGAGCTGCTGATCCAGGCGCTGCAGATCTATCGCGCGCGCTTCAAGCCATCGGAGCAGCTCCAGCATCCCTACACCATGGTCGGCGTCAACATCATCGCCGCCGACACCGACGCGGAGGCGCGGCGGCTTGCCACCACGCAGCAGATGTCGTTCACCAACATCTTCCGCGGCGCGCGCGGCCTGAGCCAGCCGCCGATCGACGACATCGAGACCTACTGGTCGCCTTCCGAAAAGGTCCAGGCGATGCGGATGCTCGCCCGCTCCATCATCGGCTCGCCCGAGACGGTGCGTGCCGGCATCGATGCGCTGGTCGCGGAGACCGGCGCCGACGAATTGATGATCGTGTCCGACGTCTACGATCACGCGAAGCGGCTGCGGTCGTTCGAGCTGATCGCCGAAGCGGGCGGGATAACTGCTTAA
- a CDS encoding zinc ribbon domain-containing protein YjdM: MDAAMNCPKCNSEHAYQDAALWVCPECAHEWSAEAAAVVSQEAGVRDAHGNPLADGDSVIVIKDLKVKGSSSVVKGGTKVRNIRLTEGSDGHNIACKIDGIGAMNLKSEFVKKA; encoded by the coding sequence ATGGACGCGGCCATGAACTGCCCGAAATGCAATTCCGAGCATGCCTATCAGGATGCTGCTCTCTGGGTCTGCCCGGAATGCGCCCATGAATGGAGCGCCGAGGCGGCCGCTGTAGTCTCGCAGGAGGCAGGCGTGCGTGATGCCCACGGCAATCCGCTGGCGGACGGCGACAGCGTCATCGTGATCAAGGATCTCAAGGTCAAGGGATCGTCATCGGTCGTCAAGGGCGGCACCAAGGTCAGGAACATCCGCCTCACCGAGGGGAGCGACGGACACAACATCGCCTGCAAGATCGACGGCATCGGCGCGATGAACCTGAAATCCGAGTTCGTGAAGAAGGCCTAG